One Candidatus Nitrososphaera evergladensis SR1 genomic window carries:
- a CDS encoding DUF6293 family protein — protein MHALEGDPYYAKLDYEDGGPDKGADKRKVTGTDLLPVCQIHMPSAESLLVLSIISKAGGKMSKKDLIEKLQEVKMIPHYQPSQPRSAPHSRLRAILGPMESNWHFVEVKSRGRRSDVVLTEQGRNALRIFGSGQAEH, from the coding sequence TTGCATGCTCTGGAAGGGGACCCGTATTATGCCAAGCTCGACTATGAAGACGGAGGGCCTGACAAGGGCGCAGACAAACGCAAGGTGACAGGAACTGACCTTTTGCCGGTATGCCAGATACACATGCCCTCTGCAGAGTCGCTCCTTGTGCTGTCGATAATCAGCAAAGCCGGAGGCAAGATGAGCAAGAAGGACCTCATTGAAAAATTGCAGGAGGTCAAGATGATACCTCACTACCAGCCTTCCCAGCCAAGGAGTGCACCTCACAGCCGCCTTCGAGCCATCCTTGGGCCCATGGAGTCTAACTGGCACTTTGTGGAGGTCAAGTCGAGAGGGCGGAGGAGCGATGTTGTGCTAACCGAGCAGGGCAGAAATGCTCTTAGGATATTTGGTAGCGGCCAAGCTGAACATTGA
- a CDS encoding PD40 domain-containing protein, protein MTGTDLPISADLQRPQNAYAATAGTGSSSSSSASSSKSASASASATADANGRIAFGVFYGAGNIVCGGAIFIMNPDGTNPKRVPNADGCGSSPSFSPDGKRLVFDKWSTGTSGFLGGSEIDAVNLDGTDPVWFSVTNRTVWWMYDYSPSFSPDGTKIVFSSWKIDDDGHRHIYVMNSNGTVEGAVRLTNNNTADDDSPVYSPDGKKIVFTRAGDIYSMNADDGGDLTNLTNNGADANNISPTFSPNGKKIAFASDRDDEHRHDPFGSVTNNWNIYVMNASDGSNQTRLTSNPARDDGPTWSPDGAKIAFSSWRDHHGWHSEIYVMNAADGSGQKRITNFDTLPGGGDSFGPPSWGPSAGTRILSDDHDAAVVVADSLSCLALSAQQETKTTMATSATATNTTAALPPPSSAAVAWDPATSTCTINNGVTLAISKSGFLAIAPTVTLKVSMLAVLQNNGTIISSGAVKNDGTIDNLGVINSAGAIENYGLLKNSGTLSNSNTIDNYGTIDNIKGKSGRFVNSGYIIVHSTDAGGRITGSGSIVNSGYIAS, encoded by the coding sequence GATCATCATCATCGTCGTCAGCATCATCATCAAAATCCGCATCGGCTTCTGCCTCTGCCACCGCTGACGCCAACGGCAGGATTGCTTTTGGTGTGTTCTACGGTGCTGGAAATATCGTTTGCGGTGGCGCCATCTTCATCATGAACCCTGATGGCACCAACCCAAAACGCGTACCGAATGCTGACGGCTGCGGATCCTCACCTTCATTTTCCCCGGATGGCAAAAGGCTTGTTTTTGACAAGTGGAGCACCGGTACATCTGGCTTTTTGGGAGGCTCTGAAATTGATGCTGTAAATCTAGATGGCACCGACCCTGTATGGTTCTCGGTCACAAATAGGACTGTATGGTGGATGTATGACTACTCTCCGTCATTTTCTCCAGACGGCACCAAAATTGTCTTCAGCAGTTGGAAGATTGACGATGACGGTCATAGGCACATCTACGTCATGAATTCTAATGGGACCGTAGAAGGCGCTGTACGCCTGACAAACAATAACACCGCGGACGACGACAGTCCTGTTTATTCTCCTGATGGCAAAAAGATAGTGTTTACCCGCGCTGGCGACATCTATTCCATGAATGCGGATGACGGCGGCGACCTGACCAATCTTACGAATAATGGAGCTGACGCAAATAACATATCTCCGACGTTTTCTCCCAATGGCAAGAAGATTGCTTTTGCAAGTGATAGAGATGATGAACATCGTCATGATCCTTTCGGCAGCGTGACCAATAACTGGAATATCTACGTCATGAACGCTTCCGACGGCAGCAACCAGACAAGGCTCACAAGTAACCCTGCTCGTGACGATGGACCGACATGGTCCCCAGACGGCGCTAAAATTGCCTTTAGCAGTTGGAGAGACCATCATGGTTGGCATTCTGAGATATACGTCATGAATGCCGCCGATGGAAGTGGGCAAAAACGAATAACCAATTTTGATACGCTTCCAGGGGGAGGAGATTCATTTGGTCCTCCGTCGTGGGGACCATCTGCAGGTACGCGCATACTGTCCGATGATCATGATGCTGCTGTTGTGGTCGCTGACAGTTTGTCATGCCTGGCCCTGTCTGCGCAGCAGGAGACGAAAACAACAATGGCGACATCGGCAACAGCAACTAATACTACAGCAGCGCTACCACCACCATCATCAGCAGCGGTAGCTTGGGATCCCGCCACTTCCACTTGCACAATAAATAATGGCGTCACACTGGCAATTTCAAAGTCTGGCTTCCTTGCGATTGCACCAACTGTTACCCTCAAAGTATCTATGCTTGCCGTCTTGCAAAATAATGGCACGATAATCAGCTCTGGCGCAGTCAAGAACGATGGTACAATAGATAACCTTGGTGTAATCAACAGTGCTGGCGCCATAGAGAACTACGGCTTGCTCAAGAATTCTGGTACCCTGAGCAATTCAAACACCATTGACAATTATGGCACAATAGACAACATCAAGGGTAAATCAGGCCGGTTTGTCAACTCTGGCTACATAATCGTACACAGCACGGATGCGGGCGGCAGAATCACAGGCTCAGGTTCAATTGTCAACTCTGGATACATCGCATCGTAA